The Tenebrio molitor chromosome 2, icTenMoli1.1, whole genome shotgun sequence DNA segment TCAACGTTTTACGACCAAAGACGAATGTGATTTGTTTAAGACCCATCGCGTACGACCCACGTGAATAGTTGGATTGGGAATGCATCGAAGAATGTCAGTTTGTACGTGAGTGAGACGTTGAAGCCGCACATTTTGCCAAAGGGTTTCTGCGCGCGGGAGTCGTTGTTGTTGGTGATTGTTAACATCAGACCTGAAAACTTCGAGGTTCGAGACATTCTTAGGGCAACTTGGGCGCAGAAACGTAAGTTTACAGTTGAGAACCCAAGAATCGGACAACTTTATCCGATCTGTCgatttttattcgttttagATGATAACATCACGTTTTACTTCTTGGTTGGAGAAGTGGAAAACAACGAAATACAAGTAAGTTGAATCTTGTCACAACTTGTGTTAAACCAACGGTTAGCCAAGAATTAACCGGTTACCGGttcacctgttgaattaatcAGTTGAATAAGAAATGGCAGTTACAGAGTTCCGTAGTTTAAGAAATCATTTCTGTTGAACTGTACTAACCGAGTTAActgtttttgaagtgaaaacttctttaggcgcgccacatacattttattcccgggcagtgaattagtttcatgcgacacggtaaaatcgttcgcagcacaacacggcaagctaaaatcaagggagtcgagttttttagcggagcgagcgaaaaacaatcaactgtgcgtcacttgtcaattttaaattttcattgtacgttgtgttgtgacctgactgacctccgtgcagagctgcaggactAACTATATAcgggatatttcacgagtgataatgaacctgacgtaatttaaaatgcaacccacattataggtatttccgaaaaaagccggctactgtcattaaaatgttcggctttttttgaaaatgtattgtggcttgaatttattattccatcaggctcattatcactcctgaaataccctgtatagttttatataatataaacgataaagacacgacaaatattgtaagtttacagatgaatgtaggatttaatacgtaattctcaattatatggcttcaacaattcatctattggaaaaatgtgtgtagcaaaatgtgaagaggaaaatggacaaattattacagggtattggtattgctatgaaaagttgtgttgtgttcaatatcatcgtcaagaaaataaaacttaaacatccaaacctaacctcacaaattttgttagagTGTACTTCTAAAAGtggacgtatttgcagtttctattgcaaaatacagatttttgatgtttatttaaaaacagcattggatttaaataatattaattatttatgccttgctccaAGTCATgcataatgatatattttttatagaatagtcactacatattacttaaaatcagtaacgagcatcatagaagttttcacttctgtcgtgcggtctaaagcacacactcttttttttaatcggtAACTTTAACCATCCCTCAATAACCAAGTTAACCGTAGTCACGACAAGCTCCTCTTTATTGTTAGCGCAAGTTGTTGGAAGAGAGTGAAAAATACAACGACCTCATCCAGGAGCGTTTCGTCGACTCTTACCAGAATCTAACGCTGAAGTCGATAACGATGTTGAAGCTGTTCCACCTCCACTGTGCCAAATCGCACAAATACTTGATGAAAATCGACGACGACGTCTTCCTCAACGTGAACAACTTGCTCGAAATGCTGGAGAACCGCGACTGTGACACCAATCTGCTCGTGGGGAAGCTGATGCGGGACACTCCACCTTTCCGCGACCCTACCAGTAAATGGTAAGGTGAACATGCGGGTGGGATGTCGTGTTTTGAGGTGCATTCTTGCAGGTTCGTGCCTTACGAATCGTATCCCGAAGAGAAGTATCCGGATTATTTGTGCGGGCCGGCGTACGTCATGTCTGGAGACGTCGCGGTCAAACTGTACCGTTGTGCTTTAGAAACTCCAATATTTTTCATCGAAGATGTCTACATTACGGGATTCTGTGCCAAGAAAGTGAACGTGGCGCCGCAGAAGAgttcgcttttttcttgcTACCAGGACAGGAACTATGTCTGCCTGCACAGACATGTTTATGCGCTGCATCATTACAAGCCGCGCGAGATACAGAAGGCTCACAGGATACTGAAGGAGGATAGTTGTCCACCGCCCGGCTCGATCCTGGTAGGTGTTGGGGGAATGCAGACTGGATGATTTCGGTTTTTGTTTTGTGGTGTGGTTTTGCTGTAGTTTACGagatgtttttgtttattttgcgTAAGAGCGACAGTTTTTGATATCGTTACTTGAAATTTATTGACAAATAGGTTCTCGGAACATTTAAGGTTGATCGATGACTAGATCCAAGATAagaatttgaatttcaattaGGATCTTGGTAGTTTTTGCTTGATAGATAACGAGAAGACAAGAGTTAAAGAATGTAATGGtaatgttaaattaaatttttatttgttcgtGGAACTCTGCTCGACCGTCCCCTATCAAATAATACTGAAGCGttgtaaaagaaaaacaagtaGGTACAGTGgagagcacggaatttcgcacaccaatttgtatgtcattaaaaaaaactatctagtctaagctttattgtcattataatcaatcatgatatatgtgatcatgactgatgtttcacctaaactgtcccgaaactgccgccagtatctcattttaataaaattatgccagtgaaatgtccaatgtgtgcgaaattccgtgctcgccactgtacataTGTAGTTGCCGTGAATTGAGGCATTAGAAGAAATCGAGCAGATAATCACACCTTACATAATAAAGGAAAAATTAACTTCTG contains these protein-coding regions:
- the LOC138123095 gene encoding lactosylceramide 1,3-N-acetyl-beta-D-glucosaminyltransferase-like, with protein sequence MNFKKRSVILCVIPCIVWLYFMANSSDSDPSRTTHVNSWIGNASKNVSLYVSETLKPHILPKGFCARESLLLVIVNIRPENFEVRDILRATWAQKHDNITFYFLVGEVENNEIQRKLLEESEKYNDLIQERFVDSYQNLTLKSITMLKLFHLHCAKSHKYLMKIDDDVFLNVNNLLEMLENRDCDTNLLVGKLMRDTPPFRDPTSKWFVPYESYPEEKYPDYLCGPAYVMSGDVAVKLYRCALETPIFFIEDVYITGFCAKKVNVAPQKSSLFSCYQDRNYVCLHRHVYALHHYKPREIQKAHRILKEDSCPPPGSILEFINGMLF